Proteins encoded within one genomic window of Alphaproteobacteria bacterium:
- a CDS encoding SDR family NAD(P)-dependent oxidoreductase yields MTAPNAHIVYDFSGRTAIVTGAAQGIGAAIADALSGAGAAVARWDRQLDDAPADGRFHADIADDDSVAAALSATLARFGAVDILVNNAGFAGPTQPVVETDPADWRRVIDVNLTGTFTVCRLVAPHLVARGWGRIVTVASLAGKEGTPNAAGYSAAKAGTIALTKALGKELAGTGVLVNAIAPAAVRTAILDQMTPAHVATMVAKSPMGRLGEPAEDAALALWLASDACSFSTGAVFDLSGGRATY; encoded by the coding sequence ATGACCGCACCGAACGCGCACATCGTCTATGACTTCTCCGGGCGCACCGCCATCGTCACCGGCGCGGCGCAAGGCATCGGTGCGGCGATCGCCGACGCGCTGTCCGGCGCCGGCGCGGCGGTGGCGCGGTGGGACCGTCAGTTGGACGACGCGCCGGCCGACGGACGGTTCCATGCCGACATCGCCGACGACGACTCGGTGGCCGCGGCGCTGTCGGCCACGCTGGCCCGCTTCGGTGCGGTCGACATTCTGGTCAACAACGCCGGTTTCGCCGGCCCGACCCAGCCCGTGGTCGAGACCGACCCGGCCGACTGGCGCCGGGTGATCGACGTCAACCTGACCGGCACCTTCACCGTGTGCCGGCTGGTCGCGCCGCACCTCGTCGCACGCGGCTGGGGCCGGATCGTCACCGTCGCCTCGCTGGCCGGCAAGGAAGGAACGCCGAACGCGGCCGGCTACAGCGCCGCCAAGGCCGGCACGATCGCGCTGACCAAGGCGCTGGGCAAGGAGCTGGCCGGCACCGGCGTACTGGTCAACGCGATCGCGCCGGCGGCGGTGCGTACCGCGATCCTCGACCAGATGACGCCCGCGCACGTCGCCACCATGGTGGCCAAGAGCCCGATGGGGCGGCTGGGCGAGCCGGCCGAAGACGCTGCCCTCGCCCTCTGGCTGGCGTCCGACGCATGCAGCTTCAGCACCGGCGCCGTCTTCGACCTCAGCGGCGGGCGCGCCACCTACTGA
- a CDS encoding TRAP transporter large permease subunit produces the protein MDLLGVPIDELLPALMFLALGFLLFTGYPVAMMVAGVGVYFGLIGWAFGVFRPAHYEALANRIWGGIAENPVLVAIPMFIFMGTMLEKSGVARDLLNTLNILLRRVPGGLALAVSLLGTIMAATTGIIGASVVMLTLLALPVMMQSGYSNRLSTGIIAASGTLGILIPPSIMLVIMADLLSITVGNLFVAAIVPGLLLAAVYLVYIVVLAMVRPKVAPRLPADVGPDTNRDLFLLVLRSFIPPVFLIVLVLGSIFGGWATPTEASGVGAAGAVLLALFNRKLKWRTLCEVVQRSALTNAMLFFIFVGATAFSYIFRRLGGEQLVIDLIEYLAFGPWGLLFVLMLIVFLLGFFFDWIEITLIVLPVFTPIIAHLDLGHHVDSPMANAVTYWFAILIAVNLQTSFLTPPFGFALFYMRGVAPPQVSLKDIYLGIIPFVLLQLLVLAAVILFPGLALWLPEWYSAQPAPVGG, from the coding sequence ATGGATCTGCTGGGCGTTCCCATCGACGAGCTGCTGCCGGCGCTGATGTTCCTGGCGCTCGGCTTCCTGCTGTTCACCGGCTATCCGGTGGCGATGATGGTGGCCGGCGTCGGCGTCTATTTCGGCCTGATCGGCTGGGCGTTCGGCGTCTTCCGGCCGGCGCACTACGAGGCGCTGGCCAACCGCATCTGGGGCGGCATCGCCGAGAACCCGGTGCTGGTGGCGATTCCCATGTTCATCTTCATGGGAACGATGCTGGAAAAAAGCGGCGTCGCCCGCGACCTGCTGAACACGCTGAACATCCTGTTGCGCCGGGTGCCCGGCGGGCTCGCGCTGGCGGTCTCGCTGCTCGGCACCATCATGGCGGCGACCACCGGAATCATCGGCGCCTCGGTGGTGATGCTGACGCTGCTGGCGCTGCCGGTGATGATGCAGAGCGGCTATTCCAACAGGCTATCGACCGGCATCATCGCCGCGTCGGGCACGCTCGGAATCCTGATCCCGCCCAGCATCATGCTGGTGATCATGGCCGACCTGCTGTCGATCACGGTGGGCAACCTGTTCGTCGCGGCCATCGTGCCGGGGCTGCTGCTGGCCGCGGTCTATCTGGTCTATATCGTCGTGCTGGCGATGGTCCGGCCGAAGGTCGCGCCGCGGCTGCCGGCCGACGTCGGGCCCGACACCAATCGCGACCTGTTCCTGCTGGTGCTGCGCAGCTTCATCCCGCCGGTCTTCCTGATCGTGCTGGTGCTGGGCTCGATCTTCGGCGGCTGGGCGACGCCGACCGAGGCGTCCGGCGTCGGCGCCGCCGGCGCGGTGCTGCTGGCGCTGTTCAACCGCAAGCTGAAGTGGCGCACGCTGTGCGAGGTGGTGCAGCGCTCGGCGCTGACCAACGCGATGCTGTTCTTCATCTTCGTCGGCGCGACCGCCTTTTCCTACATCTTCCGGCGGCTGGGCGGCGAGCAGCTGGTCATCGACCTGATCGAGTATCTGGCGTTCGGGCCGTGGGGCCTGCTGTTCGTGCTGATGCTGATCGTCTTCCTGCTCGGCTTCTTCTTCGACTGGATCGAGATCACGCTGATCGTGCTGCCGGTGTTCACGCCGATCATCGCCCACCTCGACCTCGGCCACCATGTCGATTCGCCGATGGCCAACGCGGTGACCTACTGGTTCGCGATCCTGATCGCGGTCAACCTGCAGACCTCGTTCCTGACGCCGCCGTTCGGCTTCGCGCTTTTCTACATGCGCGGGGTGGCGCCGCCGCAGGTGTCGTTGAAGGACATCTACCTGGGGATCATTCCCTTCGTCCTGCTGCAGCTGCTGGTGCTGGCCGCGGTGATCCTGTTCCCGGGCCTCGCGCTGTGGCTGCCGGAGTGGTATTCGGCGCAGCCGGCGCCGGTCGGCGGCTAG
- a CDS encoding TRAP transporter small permease subunit produces MNRTLDLDQAVVIPWFFAGVGAMLVVLVLLMLGERSQFALFRFSRGLDAVVVFAGKAAAWLFLPLILIILLDVVTRRAEGEVWSWGVWIQDALLWVKRGMEEGADLTSTKLQEMEWHLHTVIFALGFGFAYIANAHVRVDLVRERLKPRAQQWIELLGALLFMIPYCGLLFFIFAEYAANSFDQGEVSSALTGLSHRWIIKAVLPLGLVVAALSAIAVLIRKLLVLFAGPELVVRVERFEQRVLVQSSDGD; encoded by the coding sequence ATGAACCGCACGCTCGACCTCGATCAGGCCGTCGTCATCCCCTGGTTCTTCGCCGGGGTGGGCGCGATGCTGGTCGTGCTGGTGCTGCTGATGCTGGGCGAGCGCTCGCAATTCGCCCTGTTCCGATTCTCGCGCGGGCTCGACGCGGTGGTGGTGTTCGCCGGCAAGGCGGCGGCCTGGCTGTTCCTGCCGCTGATCCTGATCATCCTGCTCGACGTCGTCACCCGGCGCGCCGAGGGCGAGGTCTGGTCCTGGGGCGTGTGGATCCAGGACGCACTGCTGTGGGTCAAGCGCGGCATGGAGGAGGGCGCCGATCTGACCTCCACCAAGCTGCAGGAAATGGAATGGCACCTGCACACGGTGATCTTCGCGCTGGGCTTCGGCTTCGCCTATATCGCCAACGCCCACGTCCGGGTCGACCTGGTCCGCGAGCGGCTGAAGCCGCGCGCGCAGCAGTGGATCGAACTGCTCGGCGCGCTGCTGTTCATGATCCCCTATTGCGGGCTGCTGTTCTTCATCTTCGCCGAGTACGCCGCCAACTCGTTTGACCAGGGCGAGGTGTCGTCGGCGCTGACCGGGCTGTCGCACCGCTGGATCATCAAGGCGGTGCTGCCGCTCGGGCTCGTGGTCGCGGCGCTGTCGGCGATCGCGGTGCTGATCCGCAAGCTCCTGGTCCTGTTCGCAGGTCCTGAACTGGTCGTGCGGGTCGAGCGCTTCGAGCAGCGCGTGCTGGTGCAGAGCTCGGACGGCGACTGA
- a CDS encoding molybdenum cofactor biosynthesis protein MoaE yields MTVRVQREDFDVGAELAALSAGDHAVGGVASFVGLVRDISGGEGGTHAVSAMTLEHYPGMTEKMLAAVEAEARARWPLAASLIVHRYGRLEPGDRIVLVATASAHRQAALESCAFLIDWLKTKAPFWKLEAGAAGESWVEARAADDAAAARWSAKAG; encoded by the coding sequence ATGACGGTGCGGGTCCAGCGCGAGGATTTCGACGTCGGCGCGGAACTGGCGGCGCTGAGCGCGGGCGACCATGCGGTCGGCGGCGTGGCGAGCTTCGTCGGCCTGGTCCGCGACATCAGCGGCGGCGAGGGCGGCACGCACGCCGTGTCGGCAATGACGCTGGAACACTATCCGGGCATGACCGAGAAGATGCTGGCGGCGGTCGAGGCCGAGGCCCGGGCGCGCTGGCCGCTGGCCGCCAGCCTGATCGTGCATCGCTATGGCCGTCTCGAGCCGGGCGATCGCATCGTGCTGGTCGCCACCGCATCGGCCCATCGTCAAGCCGCCCTGGAAAGCTGCGCCTTCCTGATCGACTGGTTGAAGACCAAGGCGCCGTTCTGGAAGCTGGAGGCGGGCGCCGCCGGCGAAAGCTGGGTCGAGGCGCGTGCCGCCGACGACGCGGCGGCGGCGCGTTGGTCCGCAAAGGCGGGCTGA
- a CDS encoding carboxymuconolactone decarboxylase family protein, producing MSLARMVEYEDAPDEVRAVYDDFMATRGIDWVPNFWKTLGSHPPLLREVWTGLKQTMQPGRLDVLTKELLAIAVSATNGCTYCLNSHTAAARRLGMDDAMLGEVMAVVGTFTRTNKRADGYQVEVDPPIHKAARGG from the coding sequence ATGTCGCTTGCCCGCATGGTCGAGTATGAGGACGCGCCCGACGAGGTCCGCGCGGTCTATGACGACTTCATGGCGACCCGCGGAATCGACTGGGTGCCCAACTTCTGGAAGACGCTCGGCTCGCACCCGCCGCTGCTGCGCGAGGTCTGGACCGGGCTGAAGCAGACCATGCAGCCGGGCCGGCTCGACGTGTTGACCAAGGAGCTGCTGGCGATCGCGGTCAGCGCCACCAACGGCTGCACCTATTGCCTGAACTCGCACACCGCCGCTGCCCGCCGGTTGGGCATGGACGACGCGATGCTGGGCGAGGTGATGGCCGTGGTCGGCACCTTCACCCGCACCAACAAGCGGGCCGACGGCTATCAGGTCGAGGTCGACCCGCCGATCCACAAGGCCGCGCGCGGCGGCTGA
- the moaD gene encoding molybdopterin converting factor subunit 1, which translates to MKLLYFAWLRQKLGQGEERVEPPADVTDVAGLVDWLRARSPAHAAALARMDVVRVAVNQEFAGMDTPVRPGDEVAFFPPVTGG; encoded by the coding sequence GTGAAGCTGCTGTATTTTGCCTGGCTGCGGCAGAAGCTGGGCCAGGGCGAGGAGCGGGTCGAACCGCCGGCCGACGTGACCGACGTGGCGGGGCTGGTCGACTGGCTGCGCGCGCGCAGCCCGGCCCACGCCGCCGCGCTGGCGCGGATGGACGTGGTGCGCGTCGCGGTCAACCAGGAGTTCGCCGGCATGGACACGCCGGTCCGGCCGGGCGACGAGGTTGCCTTCTTCCCGCCGGTGACGGGCGGCTGA
- a CDS encoding DUF2336 domain-containing protein, translating into MTQRLSEDDVKRLLTERTEEVRAETAHKLASQYGHAEMSESERAMAEEIFRIMVRDAAVRVRQALAEQLAESGVVPHDVALSLAQDIDEVALPVLQKSSVLTDEDLIEIVRASGTTKQVAIAQREAVSETVSAALVETADEDVVAELVANDGATLSEASLHKVIDDFGDSARIQQPMVSRGSLPVGISERLVSVLSDSLREQLVAKHELSPETATDLIIQSRERAILGLSKGSDIRDVMALTAQLHRNGRLTPTLILRATCMGDGQFLEASLATLCDIPLSNAQALIHDRGGLGLKSIYRHAKLPDEFYPAIKVAVDVMRETDYDGNDHDRERYRRRVVERILTQTEDIATEDLDYLLDRMSDMGMRAAA; encoded by the coding sequence ATGACCCAACGGTTGAGCGAGGACGACGTCAAGCGGCTGCTGACCGAGCGGACCGAAGAGGTTCGCGCGGAGACCGCGCACAAGCTGGCCTCCCAGTACGGCCATGCCGAGATGAGCGAAAGCGAACGCGCGATGGCGGAAGAGATCTTCCGCATCATGGTGCGCGACGCCGCGGTCCGGGTGCGCCAGGCGCTGGCCGAGCAGCTGGCCGAAAGCGGCGTGGTGCCGCACGACGTGGCCCTTTCGCTGGCGCAGGACATCGACGAGGTCGCGCTGCCGGTGTTGCAGAAGTCGTCGGTGCTGACCGACGAGGACCTGATCGAGATCGTGCGCGCCAGCGGCACCACCAAGCAGGTGGCCATCGCCCAGCGCGAGGCCGTGTCCGAGACGGTTTCGGCCGCCCTGGTCGAGACCGCCGACGAGGACGTGGTGGCCGAGTTGGTGGCCAACGACGGCGCCACGCTGTCGGAGGCCTCGCTGCACAAGGTGATCGACGACTTCGGCGACAGCGCCCGCATCCAGCAGCCGATGGTCAGCCGCGGCAGCCTGCCGGTCGGCATCTCCGAGCGGCTGGTCTCGGTGCTGTCCGACAGCCTGCGCGAGCAGCTGGTCGCCAAGCACGAGCTTTCGCCGGAAACGGCCACCGACCTGATCATCCAGTCGCGCGAGCGCGCGATCCTCGGCCTGTCCAAGGGTTCCGACATCCGCGACGTGATGGCACTCACCGCGCAGCTGCACCGCAACGGCCGGCTGACGCCGACGCTGATCCTGCGCGCCACCTGCATGGGCGACGGCCAGTTCCTGGAGGCGTCGCTCGCCACCCTGTGCGACATCCCGCTGTCCAACGCCCAGGCGCTGATCCACGACCGCGGCGGTCTCGGCCTCAAGTCGATCTACCGCCACGCCAAGCTGCCGGACGAGTTCTACCCGGCGATCAAGGTGGCCGTCGACGTGATGCGCGAGACCGACTACGACGGCAACGACCACGACCGCGAGCGCTATCGCCGCCGCGTGGTCGAGCGAATCCTGACCCAGACCGAGGACATCGCGACCGAGGACCTGGACTATCTGCTCGACCGCATGAGCGACATGGGCATGCGCGCCGCCGCCTGA
- a CDS encoding TRAP transporter substrate-binding protein, with amino-acid sequence MITKSVLLAGATALGLAVGAGAASAQSVRWDMGSTYSSTLTQLGTLGVHLVDKIRVASGGDIDITFYEPGALVPALETFDAVASGSIDAAWSTPGYWAGKDPTFAMFSAVPFGPASGEYLAWIYYGGGRELQDELYGSYGLKSIPCGIIAPEASGWFKNEITSIDQLNGLKMRFFGLGARVMEKLGVSTQLLAGGEIYQALELGTIDATEFSQPAIDLNLGFFQVAKHYYFPGWHQQSTIFELLLNLDSWNGLTEQQQSILELACGDAMREGIAEGEAIQFAALQELQANGVTLHRWPQDILDQLNAAWEEVVAELVAENENFAKVWESYSTFRANYRVWKDLGYLD; translated from the coding sequence ATGATTACGAAGAGCGTCTTGCTTGCGGGGGCCACGGCCCTCGGGCTGGCCGTCGGCGCCGGCGCGGCGTCGGCCCAGTCCGTGCGCTGGGACATGGGCTCGACCTATTCCAGCACGCTGACCCAGCTCGGCACGCTGGGCGTGCACCTGGTCGACAAGATCCGCGTCGCTTCCGGCGGCGATATCGACATCACCTTCTACGAGCCTGGCGCCCTGGTGCCGGCGCTGGAGACCTTCGACGCGGTCGCCAGCGGCTCGATCGACGCGGCCTGGTCGACCCCGGGCTACTGGGCGGGCAAGGACCCGACCTTCGCCATGTTCTCCGCCGTGCCGTTCGGCCCGGCATCGGGCGAGTATCTGGCCTGGATCTACTATGGCGGCGGCCGCGAGCTGCAGGACGAGCTTTATGGCAGCTACGGGCTGAAGTCGATTCCGTGCGGCATCATCGCGCCGGAGGCGTCCGGCTGGTTCAAGAACGAGATCACCTCGATCGACCAGCTCAACGGCCTGAAGATGCGGTTCTTCGGTCTCGGCGCCCGGGTGATGGAGAAGCTCGGCGTCTCGACCCAGCTGCTGGCGGGCGGCGAGATCTATCAGGCGCTCGAGCTGGGCACCATCGACGCCACCGAATTCTCGCAGCCGGCGATCGACCTCAACCTGGGCTTCTTCCAGGTGGCCAAGCACTACTACTTCCCGGGCTGGCACCAGCAGTCGACGATCTTCGAGCTGCTGCTGAACCTGGACAGCTGGAACGGCCTGACCGAGCAGCAGCAGTCGATCCTCGAGCTGGCCTGCGGCGACGCGATGCGCGAGGGCATCGCCGAAGGCGAGGCGATCCAGTTCGCCGCCCTGCAGGAGCTGCAGGCCAACGGCGTCACGCTGCACCGCTGGCCCCAGGATATCCTCGACCAGCTGAACGCGGCCTGGGAAGAGGTCGTGGCCGAACTGGTGGCCGAGAACGAGAATTTCGCCAAGGTCTGGGAGTCCTACTCCACCTTCCGCGCGAACTACCGGGTTTGGAAGGACCTCGGCTACCTCGACTAG
- a CDS encoding molybdopterin molybdotransferase MoeA, translating into MAQLSDDCFAFGGDLMPLDDALALLRTRVRCVAATERVGLADAPGRVLAEAAVGVRAVPPTDNSAVDGYAVRFADLAASGPTTLPVGGSAAAGRPLGRPAGAGEAIRIFTGAPMPDGADTVLMQEDCTVADGRVTIPHGIRAGANRRFAGEDVTVGAPLLAAGSRLRPQDVAVLASQGATGVAVRRPLRVALMSTGDEVHEPGTTAPAGAIYDSNRCLIAGLLRRLGCAVDDRGIVPDRREAVREALADAAAAHDLVVTSGGMSTGDHDHLPAVLRTAGRLDVWRLSIKPGRPVGLGLMPGADGMTPVLGLPGNPVAAMVTFLFLGRALVDRLAGAVDHVPHRFPVRLGFAARKKANRREFVRATLDPAGADGVPVARRFPRDGAGVLMSMVAADGLVELAEGVSGLDAGAVAPFIPMSEVMP; encoded by the coding sequence ATGGCCCAGCTCTCGGACGACTGCTTTGCCTTCGGCGGCGACCTGATGCCGCTGGACGACGCGCTCGCCCTGTTGCGGACCCGCGTACGGTGCGTGGCGGCGACCGAGCGGGTCGGCCTTGCCGATGCGCCGGGCCGCGTCCTGGCCGAGGCGGCCGTCGGCGTCCGCGCGGTGCCGCCGACCGACAATTCCGCCGTGGACGGCTATGCGGTGCGGTTCGCCGACCTCGCGGCGTCAGGGCCGACGACGCTGCCGGTCGGCGGCTCTGCCGCTGCCGGGCGGCCGCTGGGCCGGCCGGCGGGCGCCGGCGAGGCGATCCGCATCTTCACCGGTGCGCCGATGCCGGACGGCGCGGATACCGTGCTGATGCAGGAGGACTGCACCGTCGCCGACGGTCGCGTGACAATCCCGCATGGCATCCGCGCGGGCGCCAATCGCCGCTTCGCCGGCGAGGACGTCACCGTCGGCGCGCCGCTGCTGGCCGCCGGCAGCCGCCTGCGCCCGCAGGACGTCGCCGTGCTGGCGTCGCAGGGCGCGACCGGCGTCGCCGTGCGTCGTCCGCTGCGGGTGGCGCTGATGTCGACCGGCGACGAGGTGCACGAGCCCGGCACGACAGCTCCAGCGGGCGCGATCTACGACTCCAACCGGTGCCTCATTGCCGGCCTGCTGCGGCGGTTGGGCTGTGCGGTCGACGACCGCGGGATCGTCCCCGACCGGCGCGAGGCCGTGCGCGAGGCGCTGGCCGATGCGGCGGCCGCCCACGACCTCGTCGTCACCTCCGGCGGCATGTCGACCGGCGACCACGATCACCTGCCGGCGGTGCTGCGGACGGCGGGGCGACTGGACGTCTGGCGCCTGTCGATCAAGCCGGGCCGTCCGGTCGGACTGGGGTTGATGCCGGGCGCGGACGGCATGACGCCGGTGCTCGGCCTGCCGGGCAACCCGGTCGCGGCGATGGTGACATTCCTGTTCCTCGGCCGCGCGCTGGTCGACCGGCTGGCCGGCGCGGTGGACCATGTGCCGCACCGGTTCCCGGTCCGCCTCGGTTTCGCCGCTCGCAAGAAGGCGAACCGGCGCGAATTCGTCCGGGCGACGCTGGACCCGGCCGGCGCCGACGGCGTGCCGGTGGCCCGCCGATTCCCGCGCGACGGCGCCGGCGTGCTGATGTCGATGGTCGCGGCGGACGGTCTTGTCGAACTGGCGGAGGGCGTGTCCGGGCTTGACGCCGGCGCGGTCGCGCCCTTCATACCGATGAGCGAGGTGATGCCGTGA
- a CDS encoding type 1 glutamine amidotransferase → MARPRILVFQHLACEHPGIFRDFMAEDGIAWTGVELDEGAPIPNLADFDALWVMGGPMDVWQEDAHPWLIAEKAAIRQAVVGRRMPYFGLCLGHQLLAAALGGAVGPAATPEIGVLDVTLTEAGRASPLMAGIPPRTSALQWHSAEVLRVPAGAAVLAESPACAVQAMAVGERAFSLQYHVELTDTTVADWAAIPEYRAALERALGPHGLARIGADCARNMPQFKAAARQLYRNVMAATERALMPA, encoded by the coding sequence ATGGCCCGACCGCGCATCCTGGTGTTCCAGCATCTCGCCTGCGAGCACCCCGGCATCTTTCGCGATTTCATGGCCGAGGACGGCATCGCCTGGACCGGGGTCGAGCTCGACGAGGGCGCGCCGATTCCCAACCTGGCCGACTTCGACGCCCTGTGGGTGATGGGCGGCCCGATGGACGTGTGGCAGGAGGATGCGCATCCCTGGCTGATCGCCGAGAAGGCGGCGATCCGGCAGGCGGTGGTCGGGCGCCGGATGCCGTATTTCGGGCTCTGCCTCGGCCACCAGCTGCTGGCGGCGGCGCTTGGCGGCGCGGTAGGGCCGGCGGCGACGCCGGAGATCGGCGTGCTGGACGTGACGCTGACCGAGGCCGGACGGGCCAGCCCGCTGATGGCCGGCATTCCGCCGCGCACCTCGGCCCTGCAGTGGCACAGCGCCGAGGTATTGCGCGTGCCGGCGGGGGCCGCCGTCCTGGCCGAATCGCCGGCCTGCGCGGTTCAGGCCATGGCGGTCGGCGAGCGGGCGTTCAGCCTGCAGTACCATGTCGAGCTGACCGACACGACCGTCGCCGACTGGGCGGCGATTCCGGAATATCGGGCGGCGCTGGAACGGGCGCTCGGCCCGCACGGGCTGGCGCGCATCGGCGCGGACTGTGCGCGCAACATGCCGCAGTTCAAGGCGGCGGCGCGCCAGCTCTACCGCAATGTCATGGCCGCGACCGAGCGGGCGCTCATGCCGGCCTGA
- a CDS encoding serine hydrolase domain-containing protein, translating into MDQLKRACDAVLARATAGAARVPGVVAMVTGRDGTLYSGAAGVRRLGGPAMTEDTVLAYYSVTKAIGGTAVLQCVEDGLLDLDAPTKTYVPEIARLQVLTGFAADGTPQTRPPRRDITTRQLLLHTAGLGYDSFNPIYRRLVAERGQLSVTTGRMAALQVPLLFDPGERWEYGANIDWACLAVERIRGRRLGDVLRERVFAPLGMADIAFTRTAAMKARTATIHRRGADGALEPDDAFGLPDDPEVDMAGHGLYGTVPAYIRFIRMWLNDGAGPHGRVLQPETVAMAVTDGLTPPQRVAALPAANPEVTNVAEFFPGQRKSWGYTFMINDEDAPTGRPAGSVGWAGLANCYYWIDRRNGVGGFWGSQLLPFADTVALPAYLDFETAVYDWLASR; encoded by the coding sequence GTGGACCAGCTCAAACGGGCCTGCGATGCGGTGCTGGCGCGGGCCACTGCGGGAGCGGCGCGCGTGCCCGGCGTGGTCGCCATGGTGACCGGGCGGGACGGCACGCTCTATTCCGGCGCCGCAGGCGTGCGCCGGCTAGGCGGACCGGCGATGACCGAGGACACGGTGCTGGCCTACTACTCCGTCACCAAGGCGATCGGCGGCACGGCCGTGCTGCAATGCGTCGAGGACGGGCTGCTCGACCTCGACGCACCGACAAAGACTTACGTGCCGGAGATCGCCCGGCTGCAGGTGCTGACCGGTTTCGCAGCCGACGGCACCCCGCAGACCCGGCCGCCCCGCCGCGACATCACCACCCGCCAGTTGCTGCTGCACACGGCCGGCCTTGGCTATGACAGCTTCAATCCGATCTATCGCCGGCTCGTAGCCGAACGGGGCCAGTTGTCGGTCACCACCGGCCGCATGGCCGCCTTGCAAGTCCCGCTGCTGTTCGACCCCGGCGAACGCTGGGAATATGGCGCCAACATCGACTGGGCCTGCCTGGCGGTCGAGCGCATCCGCGGCCGGCGTCTGGGCGACGTGCTGCGCGAGCGCGTGTTCGCGCCGCTGGGCATGGCCGACATCGCCTTCACGCGTACCGCGGCGATGAAGGCGCGCACCGCCACCATCCATCGACGCGGCGCCGACGGCGCGCTCGAACCCGACGACGCATTCGGCCTGCCCGACGACCCCGAGGTCGACATGGCCGGCCATGGGCTCTACGGCACCGTCCCCGCCTACATCCGGTTCATCCGCATGTGGCTGAACGACGGGGCCGGACCGCATGGCCGAGTGCTGCAGCCGGAGACGGTGGCGATGGCGGTAACCGACGGCCTGACGCCGCCGCAGCGGGTGGCGGCGCTGCCGGCGGCGAACCCGGAGGTGACCAACGTGGCCGAGTTCTTCCCCGGCCAGCGCAAGTCCTGGGGCTACACCTTCATGATCAACGACGAGGACGCGCCGACCGGCCGACCGGCCGGCTCGGTCGGATGGGCCGGTCTCGCCAACTGCTACTACTGGATCGACCGCCGCAACGGCGTCGGCGGCTTCTGGGGCAGCCAGCTGCTGCCCTTCGCCGACACCGTCGCGCTGCCGGCCTATCTGGACTTCGAGACCGCGGTCTACGACTGGCTCGCCAGCCGATGA
- a CDS encoding endonuclease/exonuclease/phosphatase family protein codes for MGGLIGLLWLGVGGGALAIAAAELAPIWPIADTASHFRPHLAIFVGTFALAALPVGRWAIFIVGALASGWATLAVTSTGSCEAPAGEGGGPAFSVLSFNILASNLDLEDIEQRIREADADAVILIEYGPVHTPLGTALADIYPGQIDCAQTRGCRMALMARRPFTLAQTMGRDQGTPPIVSARFALGEPEADSAAGDGAAPADEAEQAAADSVGFTLVGTHLSRPFDGSGRWQARDVDSLIAAMAGLDGPLVVAGDFNATPWSRSMRTIRESTGLCGAAGYRPTWPVWLGALGLPIDHILVSPDLAVTAETLPPAGSDHLPIRAVVTAR; via the coding sequence ATGGGCGGATTGATCGGATTGCTGTGGCTCGGCGTCGGCGGCGGTGCGCTGGCGATCGCTGCCGCGGAGCTGGCGCCGATCTGGCCGATCGCCGACACCGCCAGCCACTTCCGGCCACATCTTGCCATCTTCGTCGGCACCTTCGCGCTGGCGGCGCTGCCGGTCGGCCGCTGGGCGATCTTCATCGTCGGCGCGCTGGCCAGCGGCTGGGCGACGCTGGCGGTGACGTCGACCGGCTCGTGCGAAGCGCCGGCCGGCGAAGGCGGCGGGCCGGCCTTCAGCGTGCTCAGCTTCAACATCCTGGCCAGCAACCTGGACCTGGAGGACATCGAACAGCGCATCCGCGAGGCGGATGCCGACGCGGTGATCCTGATCGAGTACGGGCCGGTGCACACCCCGCTGGGCACCGCGCTCGCCGACATCTATCCCGGGCAGATCGACTGCGCCCAGACCCGCGGCTGCCGCATGGCGCTGATGGCGCGCCGACCGTTCACCCTGGCGCAGACCATGGGCCGCGACCAGGGCACGCCGCCGATCGTCAGCGCCCGCTTCGCGCTTGGCGAACCCGAGGCGGACTCGGCCGCCGGCGACGGCGCGGCACCGGCCGACGAGGCGGAGCAGGCCGCTGCGGATTCCGTCGGCTTCACGCTGGTCGGCACGCACCTCAGCCGTCCGTTCGACGGCAGCGGTCGCTGGCAGGCACGCGACGTGGATTCGCTCATCGCGGCGATGGCCGGCCTGGACGGCCCGCTGGTCGTGGCCGGCGACTTCAACGCGACGCCGTGGTCGCGGTCCATGCGCACGATCCGCGAGTCGACCGGGCTGTGCGGCGCCGCCGGCTACCGGCCGACCTGGCCGGTATGGCTCGGCGCGCTCGGGTTGCCGATCGACCACATCCTGGTGTCGCCGGACCTGGCGGTGACGGCCGAGACGTTGCCGCCGGCCGGCTCGGACCACCTGCCGATCAGGGCCGTGGTGACGGCGCGTTAG